The Mycosarcoma maydis chromosome 6, whole genome shotgun sequence genomic sequence GTAAGCTGAGATTCACATTCGAACCCCCAAATTTCTCGAGACTTTCTCGAGACTGAACCGTGGCATGGTTTTTCTCTCGAGCGCTGGCTTGTCGCACCGCGTGTGTCCTGCTGAAAGAACTCTTCCGGATTCGTCCTCGTACGTCCTCGGTCTTTTTGAAGTTAGACAACTCGActcttctcgctaccaTAACCATCCAGATCGCTCTTGGCATTCCCTGCAACACATTCACATATCTATCACACAATGGGCTTCAAGGACGGTGACAGCAAGAAGGGCGCTGGTCTCTTCAAGACCCGATGTGCTCAGTGCCACACCCTCGGTGCTGGTGAGCCCAACAAGGGTAGGTAATGATATGACTTAAACATTTGACgcaaagacgaggacgTGCAGGCTGCAACAGGGCTAGCAATGAAGGCGGGATCCGACGAGTATACTTGTCACCAATCCGCGACGAGCTCATGATCAGAGGGATCGTAGACAGGGATAGTCGTCACGATCGAGTCCATCCACTAAGTCTCCCTAGGCGATCACAAGTAATGTACTTGGTGGGAGTCGAAGAAGTCCTCATCCAGACAACACGCCCTTCACTGCTCGCTTTGTGGTCCCAGTAtcgctcggcatcgtcggcaACCTAGTTGTCTTGCCACCAATCCACCCACCTGTTGCCTCTCTCTCGTCCGCCGTTCAAATGTTTCCCTTCTACGAACTACTCTGCTGACACTCTGTGTTCCTTGTTCaccgctcgtcgtcctccaCCGTCAAATTCGTCAGTCGGCCCCAACCTCCACGGTCTTTTCGGTCGCAAGACCGGTAGCGTCGACGGTTTCTCGTACACCCAGGCCAACATCAATAAGGGTGTCACCTGGGACGAAGAGACTCTCTTTGAGTACCTCGAGAACCCAAAAAGTACGTATGAACTATTCTTTGCATTCAAAGCTGGACCTGTGACTGATCCTCTTTGTCAAAATAACCACTCGCACACCAACAGAGTACATTCCGGGTACCAAGATGGCCTTTGCTGGTctcaagaaggacaaggacCGCAATGATTTGATCACGTACCTTAGGGAAGAGACAAAGTGATGCACCTTGTGATCAACCGGCGATTGCATTCTTTCTTGGCCGATTCGATACATCTGCGTTCTTTGTTCTTAAAACAATTCATCCTTTTCACCACTCTTGCCTTGATCTGCTTGTATGTGGACTTAGACTGTATGGGCGCTTTGAAACCAAGTCTGCGACTGTAGTAGGATCGTTGAGATACGGTAAGCAACTTGAAGCAAAGCGCTACCCCAAGAAGTGCCAACACGGTCAATTGGACAGAGACGAagtaactcgtgactgttgatgcagtcacgagtcacgagtgttaTGAGCATGGAATTCTTCGTGCAAGTCAGTAGAGAAAGAGGGCGATCTTACATCTTGTTTGAAAACACCAACATATCACAACAGCCACGAACGCGTGTTTAACGTGAACTtgcattcgcgattcgtgatttgcgagtcgtgatttCTTAAGAAACACCTGGACTTGGTTATCGAGTTGGAAGTCTTGCTGCATCGGAGACCAAGTATCGAAACATCGTTTCAACTCCCAGAATGAAGCAGATAACAACAACAGAGGAGTTCGAAGGTTTCTGtcagtcgagcttggcttcaTTGTGATAAGCACAGTAGAAAGCATCACATTCTCAGATTCAGACGCCCACTATAGGTAGTATATCATGGTGCCAGATAGCATTGAAGACTATAGGAACCAATATGAGAAGGCTAGAAGTACAAAAGAAAGAAACCACGTCAAAAAGGGGAATGAACCAGGACTAGCTACCAGCAACATGAGAGCGCATATCGGCAATCAAAGAAAGTAAAAGGAGAATAACACGCGACACCCTTTAGGTGCGCTCACCGCGGAGTCGGCGGGCAAGAGCAATGTCCTTGGGCTGGATAGTCACACGCTTTGCGTGGATGGCAGCCAAGTTGGTGTCTTCgaagagcgagacaagGTAGGCCTCGGCAGACTCCTGGAGGGCCATGACGGCACTCGACTGGAAGCGGAGATCAGTCTTGAAGTCCTGGGCGATCTCACGAACGAGGCGCTGGAAGGGGAGCTTGCGAATGAGCAGCTCAGTCGACTTCTGGTAACGACG encodes the following:
- a CDS encoding putative cytochrome c isoform 2 translates to MGFKDGDSKKGAGLFKTRCAQCHTLGAGEPNKVGPNLHGLFGRKTGSVDGFSYTQANINKGVTWDEETLFEYLENPKKYIPGTKMAFAGLKKDKDRNDLITYLREETK
- a CDS encoding putative histone H3; translation: MARTKQTARKSTGGKAPRKQLATKAARKSAPSAGGVKKPHRYRPGTVALREIRRYQKSTELLIRKLPFQRLVREIAQDFKTDLRFQSSAVMALQESAEAYLVSLFEDTNLAAIHAKRVTIQPKDIALARRLRGERT